The following are encoded together in the Pseudoalteromonas piscicida genome:
- the nudC gene encoding NAD(+) diphosphatase: MTLDRASNERKDQNWLLSQMGDNSRWLLIQDDANLVRTGDNELHYLSRADVADLALQDAIFLGRDEAAHSYFALDVSKQRDKLSFIDSESEFIDMRQVGRNLPKQQGSIGVLARGLCYWHKTHCFCGRCGQPNKMVEAGHARRCVNPECRHMTFPRTDPAVIMLVTHVFPDGVERCLLGRQAVWPEGVFSTLAGFVDPGESLEQAVIREVMEEAGVEAYDATYIASQPWPFPSSLMLGFIAKAKTTEIFVEQDELEQAKWFSRAELNTFSEWGDTKPGYKLTREDSISRYLVEYWRAQSEE; encoded by the coding sequence ATGACGTTAGACAGAGCATCTAACGAAAGAAAAGATCAAAACTGGTTATTATCTCAAATGGGTGACAATAGTCGCTGGTTATTAATTCAAGACGACGCAAACCTAGTGCGTACAGGAGATAACGAGTTACACTATCTTTCTCGAGCAGACGTCGCTGATTTAGCACTTCAAGACGCGATATTCTTAGGTCGTGACGAAGCAGCGCACAGCTATTTTGCACTTGACGTCTCCAAACAACGAGACAAGCTCTCTTTTATCGACTCCGAGTCAGAATTCATCGACATGCGCCAAGTGGGCCGTAACTTGCCAAAGCAGCAAGGCTCAATTGGCGTGCTTGCACGAGGCTTATGTTACTGGCATAAAACCCATTGCTTTTGCGGACGTTGTGGGCAACCCAATAAAATGGTTGAAGCAGGTCATGCAAGACGCTGTGTTAACCCAGAATGCCGCCATATGACGTTTCCACGAACAGATCCTGCCGTTATCATGCTCGTCACTCATGTTTTCCCTGATGGCGTTGAACGCTGTTTGTTGGGCCGTCAGGCTGTTTGGCCAGAAGGCGTATTTTCGACGCTGGCTGGGTTTGTTGACCCCGGCGAGTCGTTAGAGCAAGCCGTGATAAGAGAAGTGATGGAAGAAGCGGGTGTTGAAGCGTACGACGCTACGTATATTGCCTCACAGCCTTGGCCGTTCCCGTCTTCACTTATGCTTGGATTTATCGCGAAGGCGAAAACCACAGAAATTTTTGTCGAGCAAGATGAGCTTGAGCAAGCTAAATGGTTTTCACGGGCGGAGCTCAATACATTTTCAGAGTGGGGTGATACAAAGCCCGGCTATAAACTCACCAGAGAAGACTCTATCTCCAGATATTTAGTTGAATACTGGCGTGCACAATCAGAAGAGTAA
- a CDS encoding ISAs1 family transposase → MSIITHLEWIEDPRTDVNIKHNLVDVLFLTLSAVLSGADGWKSIQEFGELQLDWLRQHRPFEHGIPKRHCIANIIKALNTDALLKALLDWINSRREEAQKPHIAIDGKVLRGCWKDNVYNALNVVSAFDVDNGLALYQQAAQNKGQEGQIARDIIDILACKGCIVTLDALHCQTKTLETIVKNKGDFIIQVKANQRNLHNAIAEHFTAHYDSMGPHEETQSNGNAHGRGESRLVMQLPIKLPQKLKEKWPHVKTVIEVARGRKLGDKTSYTSHFYVSSLAVEPELVAKVIRKHWHIENRLHWVLDVVFKEDKLKVADPDGAAHIALFNRVCLNIIRQHQGKKDSLAAKRRGAAWNGDFRTELLFG, encoded by the coding sequence ATGAGCATCATCACACATTTAGAGTGGATTGAAGATCCTAGAACCGATGTTAATATCAAACATAATCTTGTCGACGTCTTGTTTTTAACTTTGAGTGCCGTGCTTAGTGGCGCTGATGGATGGAAATCAATTCAAGAGTTTGGTGAGTTGCAACTGGATTGGTTAAGGCAGCATCGTCCTTTTGAACATGGCATACCCAAACGTCACTGCATTGCAAACATAATCAAAGCTTTAAATACCGATGCTTTGCTTAAGGCTCTGCTAGATTGGATTAATTCTCGTCGTGAAGAAGCTCAAAAGCCACACATTGCGATTGATGGAAAAGTGCTTCGAGGTTGTTGGAAAGACAATGTGTACAATGCGCTAAATGTGGTTAGTGCATTTGATGTTGATAATGGCCTAGCCTTGTATCAACAAGCTGCGCAAAATAAGGGTCAAGAAGGTCAAATTGCCCGTGATATCATCGACATATTAGCGTGTAAAGGTTGCATTGTGACGCTTGATGCTCTGCATTGCCAAACGAAAACGTTGGAGACGATAGTAAAGAATAAGGGCGACTTTATTATCCAAGTCAAAGCCAATCAGCGTAATTTACACAATGCTATCGCTGAGCACTTTACAGCTCACTATGACAGCATGGGCCCACACGAAGAAACACAAAGCAATGGAAATGCTCATGGCCGAGGTGAAAGTCGTCTAGTTATGCAACTACCGATTAAATTACCGCAGAAACTCAAAGAGAAATGGCCTCATGTCAAAACGGTGATTGAGGTTGCAAGAGGTCGTAAATTAGGCGACAAAACCAGTTATACCTCCCACTTCTATGTCAGTTCATTGGCGGTAGAGCCAGAGTTAGTGGCAAAAGTAATACGCAAACATTGGCACATAGAGAATCGACTTCACTGGGTGTTAGATGTTGTTTTCAAAGAAGATAAATTAAAGGTAGCAGACCCAGACGGGGCGGCACACATCGCTTTGTTCAACAGAGTATGCTTAAACATAATTAGGCAACATCAAGGTAAAAAAGACAGTTTAGCAGCGAAACGAAGAGGAGCAGCTTGGAACGGTGATTTTAGGACGGAGTTACTCTTTGGTTAA
- the nagB gene encoding glucosamine-6-phosphate deaminase, producing MQVVILKDAAEVAAYGADIFTTQLKRKANSVLGLATGSTPVALYQELIKRNQANDISFAEVISFNLDEYLGLDGSHPQSYRYFMQQQLFDHINIDKSNTHVPPGDAKNPITACGEYEARIKSAGGIDVQLLGIGRNGHIGFNEPSSGLTSRTRVKTLTKATIDDNARFFKADEYQPHLSITMGIGTILDAKKVVLLATGENKADAVVAMVEGPLTAACPASALQMHRDAVIVIDEAAASKLKDIEFYKHIENENQKLLDYLASLSGRDRTLN from the coding sequence ATGCAAGTAGTCATTTTAAAAGACGCTGCCGAAGTGGCAGCATATGGTGCAGACATTTTTACAACGCAATTAAAGCGTAAAGCTAACTCTGTGTTGGGATTAGCGACGGGTTCAACACCGGTCGCTTTGTATCAAGAATTAATTAAGCGTAACCAAGCGAACGATATCAGTTTTGCTGAAGTTATCAGCTTCAACCTAGATGAATATTTAGGCTTAGATGGCTCGCACCCACAAAGTTATCGTTACTTTATGCAGCAGCAGCTATTTGACCATATCAACATTGATAAAAGTAACACGCACGTACCGCCGGGTGATGCAAAAAATCCAATTACGGCGTGCGGCGAGTATGAAGCGCGTATTAAATCGGCTGGTGGTATTGATGTACAACTTTTAGGCATTGGCAGAAATGGCCATATTGGCTTTAACGAGCCATCTTCTGGCTTAACGTCACGTACTCGGGTTAAAACCCTAACGAAAGCGACGATTGATGATAACGCTCGTTTTTTTAAAGCTGATGAGTACCAACCTCACTTGTCAATCACTATGGGTATTGGCACGATTTTAGATGCTAAAAAAGTCGTGTTGTTAGCGACGGGTGAAAACAAAGCTGATGCTGTTGTTGCTATGGTGGAAGGTCCGTTAACTGCGGCGTGTCCGGCTTCGGCACTACAAATGCATCGTGACGCTGTAATCGTCATCGATGAAGCTGCCGCATCTAAGTTAAAAGATATTGAATTCTATAAGCATATTGAAAACGAAAATCAAAAGCTGTTGGACTATCTTGCCTCTCTGTCAGGGCGGGATCGAACTTTAAATTGA
- the nagX gene encoding transmembrane glucosamine N-acetyltransferase NagX: MTTNNKPKRLASLDALRGMDMFWILGGQSIFAALFVLTGWQGWKAFEAHTLHSPWHGFTFYDLIFPLFIFLSGVAMGLSPKRIDHLPFNERKPFYLKALKRLLLLCAFGVLYNHGWGTGIPMDPDSVRYASVLGRIAFAWFFCALLVWHTSLRTLAYVGVGILLFYWLLLCFIPVPGGQAGDLSANGVGSWNAFIDTYLLPGISYQNRPVDPEGVLSSLPAIVNAIAGVFAGRAIANAQTQGEWKTVGILAGSGLLVLALGWLWDMQFPVNKELWTSSFVLVTVGWSAILLAVFYAIVDVLSFQRWAYPFVIIGANSIIIYLASSLVNWTFISKSVFGGVIAAVPTAWQPLMAVFGLLAVQLLVLHWMYKRRIFVSV, from the coding sequence ATGACAACGAATAATAAGCCAAAGCGACTTGCGTCTTTAGATGCCTTACGCGGCATGGATATGTTCTGGATCTTAGGTGGCCAGTCTATTTTTGCGGCACTGTTTGTACTGACCGGATGGCAAGGGTGGAAGGCTTTTGAAGCGCATACGCTTCATAGCCCTTGGCATGGTTTTACTTTTTATGACCTTATCTTTCCTCTATTTATTTTTTTATCGGGTGTCGCGATGGGCTTGTCGCCTAAACGTATCGACCACCTGCCCTTTAATGAACGTAAACCGTTTTATCTCAAAGCACTGAAGCGCCTTTTGTTACTGTGTGCTTTTGGCGTGTTATACAACCATGGTTGGGGAACTGGGATCCCAATGGATCCTGACAGTGTTCGCTACGCCAGCGTATTAGGTCGCATCGCGTTTGCTTGGTTCTTTTGTGCTTTACTGGTTTGGCATACTAGCTTGCGAACCTTAGCCTATGTAGGTGTAGGCATCTTGTTATTTTATTGGCTATTACTTTGCTTTATCCCCGTTCCTGGTGGACAAGCAGGGGACTTAAGTGCAAATGGTGTTGGTAGTTGGAATGCGTTCATTGATACGTATTTGCTACCTGGGATCAGTTATCAAAATCGTCCAGTTGACCCCGAAGGTGTGCTGTCAAGCTTACCTGCCATTGTAAATGCGATTGCAGGCGTATTTGCGGGTCGTGCGATTGCCAATGCCCAAACGCAAGGAGAGTGGAAAACCGTTGGTATTTTGGCAGGCTCAGGTTTACTTGTCCTAGCACTAGGTTGGCTTTGGGACATGCAATTTCCAGTTAATAAAGAATTGTGGACAAGCTCATTTGTGCTAGTAACCGTCGGCTGGAGTGCAATTCTACTTGCGGTATTTTACGCGATAGTAGATGTACTCAGCTTTCAACGTTGGGCGTATCCATTTGTTATTATAGGAGCCAACTCCATTATTATTTATTTGGCGTCAAGCTTAGTGAATTGGACCTTTATTAGTAAAAGCGTATTCGGTGGCGTGATTGCCGCCGTGCCAACAGCGTGGCAGCCGTTAATGGCCGTTTTTGGGCTACTGGCGGTACAGCTTTTAGTGCTGCATTGGATGTATAAACGCCGTATTTTTGTAAGCGTATAA
- the nagA gene encoding N-acetylglucosamine-6-phosphate deacetylase translates to MKTQCYFAPEFFDGENFRKDVYFEVNDGQIGYINESQAANVSKLSGLVAPGFIDVQVNGGGGAFFNAEQSTACLATMVKAHGQFGSTGLMPTLITDKIEVMQQAADATAAAIAANQSGVLGIHFEGPHLSHPKKGTHSEKFIRPISEQEFAVYGRQDLGIKMVTLAPETVPLSDIERLISLGVKVCIGHSNADYDTANAALNVGVDGFTHLFNAMSAFTSREPGVVGAALWNDNSWCGLIVDGHHVHPLSAQLAIRTKQRGKMMLVTDAMPPVGTDDTEFDFFDGRKVIRTGDRLNSTTGELAGSVLDMASAVRNTVNTLNVSLAESLRMASLYPAQYLGLSQKGHLRSGADADFVVLDSDLIVKQTYIGGQLL, encoded by the coding sequence ATGAAGACTCAATGTTATTTTGCTCCAGAATTTTTTGATGGTGAAAATTTTAGAAAAGACGTTTACTTCGAAGTAAACGACGGCCAAATTGGTTATATCAATGAGTCGCAAGCGGCCAATGTATCTAAGTTATCGGGACTAGTTGCACCAGGTTTTATTGATGTACAGGTTAATGGTGGTGGCGGTGCATTTTTTAACGCCGAGCAATCCACGGCATGCTTGGCGACGATGGTTAAAGCACATGGCCAATTTGGTTCAACGGGATTAATGCCAACCCTTATCACTGACAAAATTGAAGTAATGCAACAAGCGGCAGACGCAACAGCAGCAGCTATCGCTGCTAATCAGTCAGGGGTGTTAGGGATCCACTTTGAGGGCCCACACTTATCCCACCCCAAAAAAGGCACCCATAGCGAAAAGTTCATCAGGCCAATCTCCGAGCAAGAGTTTGCGGTATACGGGCGTCAAGATCTAGGTATCAAAATGGTAACTTTGGCACCTGAAACCGTGCCGCTGAGCGATATCGAGCGCTTGATTTCACTCGGTGTAAAAGTGTGTATCGGTCATTCAAACGCGGACTATGACACAGCTAATGCTGCACTCAATGTGGGCGTTGATGGCTTTACTCACCTATTTAATGCAATGTCTGCGTTTACGTCGCGTGAGCCTGGCGTTGTCGGCGCCGCGCTTTGGAATGACAATAGCTGGTGTGGCTTGATTGTTGATGGTCATCACGTTCATCCATTGTCGGCGCAACTTGCGATTCGCACTAAGCAACGCGGCAAAATGATGCTAGTGACGGATGCTATGCCTCCAGTTGGCACTGATGATACGGAGTTTGACTTTTTTGATGGCAGAAAAGTTATTCGTACAGGCGACAGGTTAAACTCAACAACCGGTGAACTGGCTGGCAGTGTATTGGATATGGCAAGTGCAGTGCGAAACACCGTCAATACGCTTAACGTAAGTTTAGCCGAGAGTTTACGTATGGCTTCTCTCTACCCTGCACAATATCTAGGTTTATCACAAAAGGGGCATCTAAGATCGGGTGCTGATGCCGATTTTGTGGTGCTCGACAGCGACTTGATTGTGAAGCAGACCTATATTGGAGGTCAGTTGTTATAA
- a CDS encoding isopenicillin N synthase family dioxygenase, whose translation MQQLPTVDYQSPNAAKEFVESLRNTGFGVLKNHPIPQELVESIYKHWQEFFNSEEKHEFLFNKETQDGYFPPEVSEVAKGFTVKDIKEYFHVYPKGRVPAQLEAEIREYYRLASEFAQELLSWVQAEAPADVRARFSIDLKDMIKESEQTLLRILHYPPMTGDEEPGAIRAAAHGDINLLTVLPAANEPGLQVQRQDGSWLDVPCDFGSLIINIGDMLQEASGDYFPSTIHRVINPTGKASTKSRISLPLFLHPRPDVVLSERYTADSYLQERLRELGVK comes from the coding sequence ATGCAACAGTTACCTACCGTAGACTATCAATCGCCAAATGCTGCGAAAGAATTTGTAGAATCATTAAGAAACACAGGTTTCGGTGTACTAAAAAATCATCCAATCCCTCAAGAGTTGGTTGAGTCAATCTACAAACATTGGCAAGAATTTTTTAATTCAGAAGAAAAGCACGAGTTCCTTTTCAATAAAGAAACCCAAGATGGTTACTTCCCACCAGAAGTATCTGAAGTTGCGAAAGGTTTTACAGTAAAAGATATCAAAGAGTATTTTCACGTTTATCCAAAAGGCCGCGTACCGGCTCAATTAGAAGCGGAAATTCGTGAATATTACCGTTTAGCGAGCGAGTTTGCGCAAGAATTGCTAAGCTGGGTTCAAGCTGAAGCACCAGCAGATGTGAGAGCGAGATTCTCTATTGACCTTAAAGATATGATCAAAGAATCAGAGCAAACATTACTGCGTATTCTTCATTACCCACCAATGACTGGTGATGAAGAACCAGGTGCAATTCGCGCCGCAGCTCATGGTGATATCAATCTACTTACAGTATTACCAGCAGCAAATGAACCTGGCCTACAAGTGCAAAGACAAGATGGCAGTTGGTTGGACGTACCATGCGACTTTGGTTCGCTGATTATTAACATTGGTGACATGCTGCAAGAGGCGTCGGGTGATTACTTCCCATCGACAATTCACCGTGTGATTAACCCTACGGGCAAAGCGTCGACGAAATCTCGTATTTCATTGCCGCTATTCTTACATCCAAGACCGGATGTTGTGTTGTCAGAGCGTTACACTGCAGATAGCTATTTGCAAGAGCGTTTGAGAGAACTTGGGGTTAAGTAA
- a CDS encoding hybrid sensor histidine kinase/response regulator, whose translation MSDILIVDDMPENLQVLQLILRKEGYKVLAARGGDIALGIVKKHQPELIITDIKMPNMSGIELCKVLKSDNSTAAIPVVFVSAYEDSESLVQAFEVGGVDYITKPYKPAEIIARVNTQFKLIEAQKLAVKQQLSKAINQMVMGIAHEINTPLGTSITSNTFLEGVMQELQSALAAGTLTQDGLVTGFEQVKDSSALCSRNLEKVAKFVSLLKSVSQSERDSSCAEVKLKEIETRLKKDFSKQDVQIQFVGNTTTEVYVDGQALVEVLSNLVENSIAHAWIDHDHLVSITFTLSGNNLHVNYTDNGVGLRGISAQELLKPFVTTKRGNAGHVGLSANLTANLVSGALNGEFSVKNTPHGLEWDIQIPIDAPDNA comes from the coding sequence ATGTCTGACATTTTAATTGTTGACGATATGCCAGAAAACCTCCAAGTGCTGCAGCTCATATTGAGAAAGGAAGGATACAAAGTGTTAGCAGCTCGTGGTGGGGATATTGCCTTAGGTATTGTTAAAAAGCACCAACCGGAATTAATTATTACCGATATTAAAATGCCAAATATGTCGGGGATTGAACTGTGTAAAGTGCTTAAATCCGACAATTCGACGGCAGCCATTCCCGTTGTTTTTGTCAGTGCTTATGAAGACAGCGAGAGCTTGGTACAAGCATTCGAGGTCGGTGGTGTTGATTACATCACCAAACCCTATAAACCCGCTGAAATCATCGCCAGAGTAAACACCCAATTTAAGTTAATTGAAGCGCAAAAGTTAGCGGTAAAACAGCAGCTATCTAAAGCGATAAACCAAATGGTGATGGGGATCGCACACGAAATCAATACCCCCCTCGGAACCAGTATTACATCCAACACCTTTTTAGAGGGCGTCATGCAAGAGCTACAAAGTGCACTTGCAGCAGGCACGCTTACGCAGGATGGGTTGGTGACGGGATTTGAGCAGGTCAAAGACAGCAGTGCGCTGTGCAGCCGCAATCTAGAAAAGGTTGCTAAGTTTGTCAGCTTATTAAAGTCAGTTTCTCAGTCTGAGCGAGATAGCAGCTGTGCCGAAGTAAAATTAAAAGAAATAGAAACACGATTGAAAAAAGATTTTTCAAAGCAAGACGTGCAAATCCAGTTTGTTGGTAACACAACAACTGAGGTTTATGTGGATGGACAAGCATTGGTTGAGGTACTGAGCAATTTAGTTGAAAACTCCATCGCTCATGCGTGGATTGACCATGATCACCTTGTCAGCATCACTTTTACGCTCTCGGGTAACAATTTACATGTGAATTACACCGACAATGGAGTAGGCCTTAGAGGAATTAGTGCACAAGAGTTATTAAAACCATTTGTTACTACAAAAAGAGGTAATGCAGGCCATGTAGGGTTAAGCGCGAATTTAACTGCCAATTTGGTTTCAGGGGCACTTAATGGAGAGTTTAGTGTGAAAAATACACCACATGGATTGGAATGGGATATCCAAATACCGATAGATGCCCCAGATAATGCTTGA
- a CDS encoding histidine kinase dimerization/phospho-acceptor domain-containing protein produces the protein MSSKALLSWIALLALIAALGSATLIYYSTTSHSTLATDVNTAYHNHLSLEMYSKDKNTQWLGEIKSAPDHALPLPLQQIYETQARLKSRFLTGMVEQTDLPQSYRNAISQLPLIANAKLETSANQQLQILFITGLAFAALTLFLSFYVWFMRTKHFSPLYRIVNTLRAQALNGAPLSVTPTNSDADVKRLTQAIHAASTSQSQKLASAAIIENYNRELKSITGSEPIVQHALEFIANEFNAPSVCLYANLKDDTLSLVKSHGVTPNHSIIASTIELCAANNEPQVQQEPLWLKEHEVEVKLQGRYCFPLTIGNHVVYVLLVGSAQALIDSQFEALEYLCKDLSLALAIYENIEKQQKAESALSEQLELTHHIINAIPNPTYYRSTDGIFMGVNKSFLALLDQFEVDVIGAKLDEVFDLGIASLFESKAHEIITTTQEQTYEVLLLDGQEQARELIVYEAPFFNENAAVAGIVGMYLDVSERNQLQRELIEAKDSAQNSAKAKSEFLANMSHEIRTPMNAIIGMSHLALATELNAKQHDYVSKIDTAAKQLLRLINDILDFSKIEAGKIELEYQPFSTEKLLDSVATIVSVKAQEKQLELVFDLDSQVPYCVVGDQFRISQVLINLAGNAVKFTETGEVVIRVTLVNIETGLAKIKFSVKDSGIGMNKRQQKNLFQSFSQADNSITRKYGGTGLGLTISQQLVKLMGEKYT, from the coding sequence ATGTCCTCAAAAGCATTACTAAGTTGGATCGCACTTCTTGCCTTAATAGCAGCCTTAGGAAGCGCAACGCTCATCTACTACTCAACAACCTCGCACAGTACACTCGCAACCGACGTTAATACTGCTTATCACAACCACCTCTCACTTGAGATGTACAGCAAAGATAAAAACACCCAATGGCTAGGTGAAATAAAATCTGCGCCTGATCATGCATTACCGCTTCCGCTGCAACAAATTTATGAAACCCAAGCTAGGTTAAAATCACGGTTTTTAACAGGTATGGTTGAACAGACCGATTTGCCTCAAAGTTATCGAAACGCCATCTCACAACTACCTCTCATTGCAAACGCTAAACTCGAAACAAGCGCCAATCAACAACTACAAATACTGTTTATTACTGGTCTTGCTTTCGCGGCTCTAACGCTGTTTTTAAGCTTTTATGTTTGGTTTATGCGCACCAAACATTTCTCACCGCTCTATCGGATTGTCAATACGTTACGTGCACAAGCGTTAAACGGCGCCCCTCTTTCTGTAACGCCCACAAACAGTGACGCTGATGTAAAACGGCTCACACAAGCGATCCATGCTGCCAGTACCTCTCAAAGCCAAAAGTTGGCATCAGCCGCAATTATCGAAAACTATAATCGCGAGCTCAAATCTATCACCGGTTCCGAGCCTATTGTGCAGCACGCACTAGAGTTTATCGCCAATGAGTTCAATGCACCGAGTGTCTGTCTCTATGCCAATTTAAAGGACGACACGTTGTCGTTAGTGAAAAGTCATGGAGTTACACCAAACCATTCGATTATTGCCTCTACAATAGAGCTTTGCGCGGCAAATAACGAACCACAAGTACAACAAGAACCGCTGTGGCTCAAAGAACACGAAGTCGAGGTTAAGTTACAAGGCCGTTATTGCTTTCCACTAACCATTGGTAATCATGTTGTTTACGTGCTACTAGTCGGTAGTGCTCAGGCCTTGATTGACAGCCAATTCGAAGCGCTTGAATACTTGTGTAAGGACTTAAGCCTCGCGCTTGCCATTTATGAAAATATCGAAAAGCAACAAAAGGCAGAGTCGGCCTTAAGCGAACAACTTGAACTTACCCACCATATAATCAATGCTATCCCAAACCCTACGTACTACCGCTCCACTGACGGTATATTTATGGGGGTAAACAAGTCATTTTTGGCACTGTTAGATCAATTTGAAGTGGATGTGATTGGCGCCAAGCTAGACGAAGTTTTTGATTTAGGAATAGCCAGTCTGTTTGAGTCCAAAGCTCACGAAATTATCACCACAACCCAAGAGCAAACCTATGAAGTATTATTGCTAGATGGCCAAGAACAAGCACGGGAACTCATTGTATACGAGGCGCCATTTTTTAATGAAAATGCCGCTGTAGCTGGTATTGTTGGAATGTACCTTGATGTCTCAGAGAGAAACCAGCTACAACGTGAACTCATAGAAGCAAAAGACTCGGCCCAAAACTCGGCAAAAGCGAAAAGCGAATTCCTCGCCAATATGAGCCATGAAATTAGAACCCCAATGAACGCTATTATCGGCATGTCCCATCTAGCGCTCGCTACCGAATTAAATGCAAAACAGCATGACTACGTATCTAAAATAGATACTGCAGCAAAGCAATTACTGAGATTGATCAACGATATACTCGATTTTTCAAAAATCGAAGCTGGCAAAATCGAGTTAGAATATCAGCCCTTTTCAACAGAAAAGCTACTCGACAGTGTCGCCACCATCGTCAGTGTAAAAGCCCAAGAAAAGCAATTGGAGTTGGTCTTTGATCTAGACTCACAAGTGCCCTACTGTGTTGTTGGCGATCAATTTAGAATAAGCCAAGTACTCATCAATTTAGCGGGTAACGCGGTTAAATTCACAGAAACTGGTGAGGTTGTTATTCGTGTTACCCTCGTAAATATCGAAACAGGTTTAGCGAAAATTAAGTTTAGCGTGAAAGACTCTGGTATTGGCATGAACAAACGCCAGCAAAAAAACCTATTCCAATCTTTCTCTCAAGCGGATAACTCGATCACCCGAAAATATGGTGGTACAGGCCTTGGCCTCACAATTTCGCAACAGCTCGTCAAGCTGATGGGGGAGAAATATACGTAG
- a CDS encoding response regulator, whose translation MEVSDELCQAKMASTHLSELSATIIDDNQHALDVLSGMLTNFGMQVSSYLDPNKALNQFVLTRDLPDLIFVDWHMPKLDGIELITKLQSQVDVSKSKFILVTAYGRELNLTDDQANLVDGVLLKPINPSNLVDVIQNAVFDSPEVRTTISKKEQTISKQALDGLSILVAEDQPVNQEIAVEILSSFGAQVAVADNGQEAIDLVHSKHIDIILMDMQMPVMDGITATQNLRIEFDKNALPILAMTANAMEEDIQTCIDAGMNGHVTKPIDVEQLVKSILKYVNAETSSLSAAPVATQPEIIAAVEDVDEVIEFEGIDIAEGIARAAGNQKVYFDILEKFLSQQIEELINLKQALAIENFELAHSMLHALKGASANLSIVRLTEEFKHIEGSLNVRPPNASEIDELIKYVKYALEQCQKRRKREASKSLENVTKNNTEKGSNSQLEELIQLACALRDYDTQATELVDSISVSNYLSEAELQKLKTAIARFEFNEALMMLTSIKHVEEAPELNAGKGALH comes from the coding sequence ATGGAAGTCAGTGATGAACTGTGTCAGGCGAAAATGGCCTCAACCCACTTATCGGAACTATCAGCGACAATCATTGACGATAACCAACACGCACTAGATGTTTTAAGCGGTATGCTAACAAACTTTGGTATGCAAGTTTCTTCTTATTTAGATCCTAATAAAGCATTAAATCAGTTTGTCCTAACACGGGATTTACCAGATCTTATTTTCGTCGATTGGCATATGCCAAAACTCGATGGTATTGAGCTTATTACGAAACTACAATCGCAAGTCGATGTGTCGAAAAGTAAGTTTATTCTAGTTACAGCTTATGGTCGGGAGTTAAATCTTACCGACGATCAAGCCAACTTAGTCGATGGTGTACTTTTAAAACCGATTAATCCATCAAATCTTGTGGACGTTATTCAAAATGCCGTGTTTGACTCACCGGAAGTTAGAACCACTATCAGCAAAAAAGAACAAACGATTAGTAAACAAGCACTAGATGGCTTATCAATTTTGGTCGCGGAGGATCAACCTGTTAATCAGGAGATCGCGGTTGAGATTTTATCTAGCTTCGGAGCGCAAGTGGCGGTCGCTGATAATGGACAAGAAGCCATAGACCTCGTGCATAGCAAACACATAGATATCATTTTAATGGATATGCAAATGCCAGTGATGGACGGTATCACTGCGACACAGAATCTTCGCATAGAGTTTGATAAGAATGCGCTTCCTATTCTCGCTATGACCGCCAATGCCATGGAAGAAGACATACAGACTTGTATCGATGCAGGCATGAATGGCCACGTCACTAAACCCATCGACGTTGAACAACTCGTTAAGAGTATTTTGAAATACGTAAATGCTGAGACCAGTAGCCTCTCAGCAGCGCCAGTAGCAACCCAACCAGAAATCATCGCTGCGGTAGAGGACGTTGATGAGGTTATTGAGTTTGAAGGCATTGATATTGCCGAGGGTATTGCTCGAGCCGCAGGCAACCAAAAGGTTTACTTCGATATCTTAGAAAAGTTCCTATCCCAACAGATTGAAGAGCTGATCAATTTAAAACAGGCTTTAGCCATTGAGAATTTTGAACTCGCACATAGCATGTTACATGCATTAAAAGGCGCAAGCGCTAACCTTTCTATAGTCCGGCTGACCGAAGAGTTTAAGCACATTGAGGGTTCTCTCAATGTGCGCCCACCTAATGCGAGCGAAATTGACGAGCTGATTAAATACGTTAAATATGCACTGGAACAATGTCAAAAACGCCGCAAGAGAGAAGCGTCTAAATCGCTAGAAAATGTAACTAAAAACAACACTGAAAAAGGAAGCAACAGCCAATTAGAAGAGCTAATTCAGCTCGCTTGTGCGTTAAGAGATTATGATACTCAAGCTACTGAATTGGTAGACTCGATTTCCGTAAGTAACTATTTATCTGAAGCAGAATTACAGAAATTAAAAACCGCCATCGCCCGCTTTGAATTCAATGAAGCTTTGATGATGCTAACATCGATTAAGCATGTAGAAGAAGCACCTGAGCTTAATGCAGGAAAAGGCGCACTGCATTAG